The genome window CGCTCCTCCTACGCCTAACTGCCGGCGTTACCGCCGCCAGCCCAAGGATGGATTCCCGGTGGGTGGCTAACCCTTGCCGAGGCAGGAATTGCACCTGCTGGGAACACCGAGCTTCGCCCGCTATGTTCCGCCTTCACCTCCCTTCCGCGAGCTTTGCGCCTGGCGCGCCTTGTGCACGTCACATCCCGCGCACCGCTCGTACACGACCCGCACGCCGGCCATCCCTAGCCTCCCTGCAGCGGTTCGCGACGATCCGTCATGGAGGGACTCTCCTCCGCGTGCTCGCCCGAAGGCGGCAACAATCTGTGGTGCTCCGGATCGTCGGGGTCAGACTCCTTTACGGGCTCTCGGCACCAGGGAGACGCGACCTCTCTTCCCCCGCTGCAGATCGTTGCTTCCACCATGACCGCCGTTTTCATCCTGTGTGGCGCTGCCCTGGAGCAGCATGGCCGACTCCTTTGTGGAAAGTCCGTGCGCGAATTTTGCGATCAGTGTAGCCAAGGCTTCCGGCTGCTCGTGGGTGCTGAGATGACCGCCTGGCACACGCTCGATCTGGAGCCCGAGCTTGCCCAGCCGTTCTTGCGCGAGGTCGACTTGCCGGTGTTCAAACGGATCTTCGTCGCTGCCCCCCACCAGGAACGGGAACTGATCGCGATACGCTTTGAAGAGGCGGCCGAGGTCGAGTCGGTCGCCTTGTGCTTTATGATCGGCCACGAAGCCCGCTGCGGCGGCGAGGTAGAATAGGCCATCGTGGCGGTCCATGGCGCTATAGAGCTCGCGGACCTCGGCGTCCGTTACCTGATAGCCTTTGGACCACATCACCCCTGCAATCATCTTGAACAGCGTGAAGGAACGCCCCAGACCGCGGCGGGCCCCGTTGGGGAGGCGGCGCAAGATCGGCGTCGTGTACCAGGGGTGGGAGTGCCCGTCCGCGAAGAGCCCGCCATTGAAGATGAACACGCCGCGTATTTCCGGGCCGCCCGCGGGTTCGGCCCGCTCGGAGCGCTCAAACCGGCGCTGCAGGTGTTCCAAGACGACAAGCGAGGAAAAGTCGAAGGCGACCAGCGTCGTCGATCGGACACCAAAATCCCGCCAGATCGTTTCGACGAGATCGGTGCGTTCCGCGGTGGAATATGCATAATCCCTGGGCTTGTCGCTGTCGCCCATACCGACATACTCGACGAAAAGCTTCGGCATCTCGGCCGCGCTCGGTAAATGGGGGAGAACCGTGGCCCATCCAAACGAGCCATCCGGATATCCCGGCAGGAAGGACACAGCGTGGGCGAGATCTCCCTCCCACCTCAAGAAGACGTGGAGGGGCGCGCCTTGGGCATCAACAATGGCACAAGCCCCGGGGTCATAGCCGACGCGCTCACCGCCCGCGAACCAGGCTTGCGCAGACGGCATCCTGCCGACTTGTTCGGCGGCTATCATGTGCATCGTATCGGAACGGATCATTTCTCAACCTCCTGTGAAGGCCGCGGTCGGTGCGGCGGCCAGTGTTGAGGTGCGTGAGCGATGCTAGGCTCGCCGCAACCTTCAGGTCGCGGAGCGCGCTGGCAGCACGGCCCGTGGCGCACGTTCCTCGGATCTAATCTTTGCGGCGATCGTCAAGTGGACCAGGAGATAGAGTGGGACGAGCATCGTCGGGACCACGATCCACGGAAAAGCGCCCATCACCGCTGTGCCCGGCCCTTCCGTGAAGACCCGAAACGGTGTGCCGGGCGCCGAGAGCGCGCCGAGCGTAACCGCGTCGATCAGATCGGCGGCACCGAGAACGTTCCAGGCCAAGACCCAGCCGCGGTTCTTCGACCCTGTCGCAGCGATCGCCGCTACCGGAATCGCCAAGGCACCCGTCAAGGCGTCACCCCACCCTGCGGCCGGCCCGAACGGCGCGGAGACCCGCCCCTGCGCGGCCGAGGTCGCCATCAAGATTCCCGCGAGCCGGCCAACGTTCACGGCAATGAGCGCCGGAAGTGGCACCGAGAGCAACGCGCTCCGAAATTGCGGGCCTGCACCCCACGCGATGAACAGGAGGGCAAAGAAGACTGCGAATGCCAGCACGGGAATCGGGACCGGCCCGGGAGCACCGAGGCCGACGCCGGCAATAGTGACGACGATGACACCCCATAGCGCCGCGGCCGCAGCGAGGGCGAGCTTCGTGGATCGGCGGGCGGGTGCAAACCCCAGCAGAACGCCGATGAGCACGGCATACAGTGCCGGATAAACAATCGCGCCAATGACCTCTAACATGGATCTCCTCCTTGTTGTTGCGTTTCGATGACGCCCCGTACGAATCTCGCACCCAGCGTCTGGACCGCTGACAGGTCATGCAGGATCTCGCGCTACCGGGCCTCCCGACGCACCGCGCGACTTGATGCTGCGCTGGCCAATGCGGCCGTCACACGGTTGCGGGTGAGCGGAGCGCGTGCCGCTCGGCAGGCGAGCCGGTGCCGGGGAAATTTGTCGCTGACGAGAATAGGCTTGACCATGACGATTCCCTCCTTTACACTTGTTGCCGGTTGGTACCAGACGGTACCATAAACGCGATGATACGGTACCGGCTGGTACCATGTCAAGGGGGGATTTTTGATGGCGGCACGGCAGGCGTCGGAGTC of bacterium contains these proteins:
- a CDS encoding alpha/beta hydrolase gives rise to the protein MIRSDTMHMIAAEQVGRMPSAQAWFAGGERVGYDPGACAIVDAQGAPLHVFLRWEGDLAHAVSFLPGYPDGSFGWATVLPHLPSAAEMPKLFVEYVGMGDSDKPRDYAYSTAERTDLVETIWRDFGVRSTTLVAFDFSSLVVLEHLQRRFERSERAEPAGGPEIRGVFIFNGGLFADGHSHPWYTTPILRRLPNGARRGLGRSFTLFKMIAGVMWSKGYQVTDAEVRELYSAMDRHDGLFYLAAAAGFVADHKAQGDRLDLGRLFKAYRDQFPFLVGGSDEDPFEHRQVDLAQERLGKLGLQIERVPGGHLSTHEQPEALATLIAKFAHGLSTKESAMLLQGSATQDENGGHGGSNDLQRGKRGRVSLVPRARKGV